In Colwellia sp. M166, a genomic segment contains:
- a CDS encoding bacteriohemerythrin: MNSRNKSLIYAAIVGLIIVAIFLGFLSSITNPISWLLIVVLALTPVLYEKVNKTNEIQWKEEYSVGIESLDNDHKKLISLLNHFTTAYDYAMSEEFEREALNDLINYTKYHFDREEKLLEQHDYPNLVAHKAQHKQMIKQVERFMDLYNEKGHEALNEISEFLANWLINHINGTDKEYSELLSQRGAK, from the coding sequence ATGAATAGTCGCAATAAATCTTTAATATACGCAGCCATAGTTGGGTTGATTATTGTTGCCATATTTTTAGGCTTCTTATCAAGCATAACTAACCCGATATCTTGGCTACTCATTGTTGTCTTGGCGTTAACCCCAGTGCTTTATGAGAAAGTAAATAAAACCAACGAAATACAATGGAAAGAAGAATACAGTGTTGGTATTGAAAGCTTAGATAATGATCACAAAAAACTGATCAGTTTACTTAACCATTTTACCACTGCTTATGACTATGCAATGAGCGAAGAATTCGAGCGAGAAGCGCTTAATGACTTGATCAATTATACCAAGTACCACTTTGATCGTGAGGAAAAGCTATTAGAACAACATGATTATCCTAACTTAGTGGCTCATAAAGCCCAACATAAACAAATGATTAAACAAGTTGAACGTTTTATGGATTTATACAATGAAAAAGGTCATGAAGCATTAAATGAAATTAGTGAGTTTCTCGCTAATTGGTTAATAAATCATATCAATGGCACAGATAAAGAATATAGTGAACTGTTAAGCCAAAGAGGCGCTAAATAG
- a CDS encoding cytochrome c oxidase subunit 3 family protein → MPNNITMPTDVSGAEVAMHINEENKKLPGDLAMWFFILAELTVFAVFFIGFAVAENLNLTMFAEGKAQLHKVAGLINTIALITSSYFVAISLHSMRKNNDKQTVSRLVLALMFALVYVVLKLWEYQALFSQGIDIETNTFFTLYFLITAFHFMHILLGMVILLYMAINVYKGKYRDPESENEFSGFESGACYWHMVDLLWIILFPLIYVI, encoded by the coding sequence ATGCCTAACAATATAACCATGCCTACTGATGTTTCGGGTGCAGAAGTTGCTATGCATATAAATGAGGAAAATAAAAAACTACCCGGTGATCTTGCCATGTGGTTTTTTATTTTGGCTGAGTTAACGGTATTTGCGGTATTTTTTATTGGTTTTGCTGTTGCCGAAAACTTAAATTTAACTATGTTTGCCGAAGGTAAGGCACAACTTCATAAGGTTGCCGGCCTTATTAATACCATTGCTTTAATTACCAGTAGTTACTTTGTTGCTATATCTTTGCATTCAATGCGAAAAAATAACGACAAGCAAACGGTTTCACGTTTAGTGTTAGCGTTAATGTTTGCTTTGGTCTATGTGGTTTTAAAATTATGGGAGTATCAAGCCTTATTTTCTCAAGGTATTGATATTGAAACTAATACCTTTTTTACTTTGTACTTTTTAATCACTGCTTTTCATTTTATGCATATTTTATTAGGCATGGTAATTTTGCTTTATATGGCGATAAATGTTTATAAAGGTAAATATCGAGATCCTGAATCAGAAAATGAGTTTTCCGGCTTCGAATCGGGGGCATGCTACTGGCATATGGTCGATTTACTTTGGATTATATTATTTCCATTAATATACGTTATTTAG
- a CDS encoding ABC transporter substrate-binding protein: MFKITKLLALFLLFSLMASSNAKAAKKLTCATTHYPPYTIFDESKNEFIGSDITLLQLLFKNIDLDVEVVNLPWARLKKEIKKNHYDCYFSLGKLPNREVFLDYTDTPTHITKIAIFSARDNKKLDLTNKIVGVHRGINFHLDIAHLHQLENASFKKLPSNDVLFKMLINERLDAVITSKVVGEHILINQHPDFMANITNITRYQLPTYIAFKKDTIDISVVNKALLKIKTTNPLLFQK; this comes from the coding sequence ATGTTTAAAATAACTAAATTATTAGCTTTGTTTTTACTATTTTCCTTAATGGCAAGTTCAAACGCCAAAGCAGCCAAAAAATTAACTTGTGCTACCACTCATTACCCACCTTACACCATTTTTGACGAGTCAAAGAATGAGTTTATAGGCTCTGATATAACACTACTACAGCTGTTATTTAAAAATATCGACCTAGACGTGGAAGTGGTTAACCTGCCTTGGGCAAGATTAAAAAAAGAAATAAAAAAAAACCATTATGATTGTTATTTTTCCTTAGGAAAATTGCCAAACAGAGAAGTATTCTTAGACTACACAGACACCCCAACACATATTACCAAGATTGCCATTTTTTCAGCTAGAGATAATAAAAAATTAGATTTAACTAATAAAATAGTTGGCGTACACCGAGGAATCAATTTCCATCTAGACATTGCTCATTTGCATCAACTAGAAAATGCTAGCTTCAAGAAGTTACCTTCCAATGATGTTTTATTTAAAATGTTAATTAACGAAAGACTCGATGCGGTTATCACCAGTAAAGTTGTTGGCGAGCATATCCTAATAAATCAACACCCTGATTTTATGGCAAATATTACCAATATTACCCGTTATCAACTGCCAACATATATAGCCTTTAAAAAAGACACCATTGATATTAGCGTGGTAAATAAAGCACTGTTGAAAATCAAAACAACAAATCCTCTACTATTTCAAAAATAA
- a CDS encoding nitrite reductase — translation MKTIKYSLSALGLAIGMAATGLSMTVSAAEPTLSKADFEKAQLHYFQRCAGCHGVLRKGATGKNLEPENTLKKGQARLEKIISLGTEGGMNNFDDLFNKKEISDLATFIQMTPPVPPEMSLEQMRSYTKEYIAPKDYPTKPMHGLNWQNFFVVIERDAGTAAIIDGDTKKIITHIDTGYAVHVIKGTEHHKVDHAKDVGRFWYTIGRDGKVNKIDLWQTPDKMLVAETKMAYDARDIAVSGDGKYVIAGGYWPAHFVIMDAETLNPLKVVSTRGYNTKGEFINEARVAAIYTAPNTSSFIVAVKETGQMLQVDYNDLDNLTITSIASAEFLHDGFFDPTGRYFQIAANASNAMVVVDTKERALEKIIKVDSLPHPGPGANWVDEECGPVGGTTHLGVGLVSVWGNDPIGHPDNAWKLCYEVETDGAGVFIRTHETSDYVWADQLKHPEPEIQQSVQVFDKKTHEIVKTIRVTTEPGKAALHMEFNNDGSEVWVSVWNRKDAKNPTGEIVVYDAKTLKEKTRIKGLTTPTGKFNVFNRMNHKT, via the coding sequence ATGAAAACGATTAAATATAGTCTTTCAGCACTTGGTTTAGCTATCGGTATGGCAGCTACTGGTCTTAGTATGACCGTATCAGCAGCAGAGCCAACGCTATCTAAAGCAGATTTTGAAAAAGCACAATTACATTACTTCCAGCGTTGTGCTGGTTGTCATGGTGTTTTACGTAAAGGCGCTACCGGTAAAAATCTTGAGCCAGAAAACACGCTTAAGAAAGGCCAAGCACGTTTAGAGAAAATTATTTCTTTAGGCACAGAAGGCGGCATGAATAACTTTGATGACTTGTTCAATAAAAAAGAAATCAGTGACTTGGCGACATTTATTCAAATGACTCCGCCAGTACCGCCAGAAATGTCTTTAGAGCAAATGCGTTCTTACACGAAAGAATATATTGCACCAAAAGATTACCCAACTAAACCTATGCATGGTTTAAATTGGCAAAACTTCTTTGTTGTTATCGAGCGTGACGCAGGTACTGCGGCAATTATTGATGGCGATACGAAAAAAATCATTACTCATATCGATACTGGCTATGCGGTTCATGTAATTAAAGGCACTGAGCATCATAAAGTTGATCATGCGAAAGATGTTGGTCGTTTTTGGTACACCATTGGTCGTGACGGTAAAGTTAACAAAATCGATTTATGGCAAACACCTGACAAAATGCTAGTTGCTGAAACTAAAATGGCATACGACGCACGTGATATTGCGGTATCAGGTGACGGTAAATACGTTATTGCTGGCGGTTACTGGCCTGCGCATTTCGTTATCATGGATGCAGAAACATTAAACCCACTTAAAGTGGTTTCAACTCGTGGTTATAATACCAAAGGTGAATTTATTAACGAAGCACGTGTAGCGGCAATTTATACTGCGCCAAATACGTCTTCTTTCATCGTTGCGGTTAAAGAAACCGGTCAAATGTTACAAGTTGATTATAACGATTTAGACAACTTAACCATTACTAGCATTGCTTCTGCAGAATTCTTACATGATGGTTTCTTTGATCCTACCGGTCGTTACTTCCAAATTGCTGCTAACGCATCAAACGCTATGGTAGTTGTTGATACTAAAGAACGTGCGTTAGAAAAAATCATCAAAGTTGACAGCTTACCTCATCCAGGTCCAGGTGCTAACTGGGTTGATGAAGAGTGTGGGCCAGTGGGCGGCACAACTCACTTAGGTGTTGGACTAGTATCTGTTTGGGGTAATGATCCGATTGGACATCCAGACAATGCATGGAAACTTTGTTATGAAGTTGAAACTGACGGTGCTGGTGTATTCATCCGTACTCACGAAACGTCTGACTACGTATGGGCTGATCAACTTAAACACCCTGAGCCAGAAATTCAACAATCTGTACAAGTTTTTGATAAGAAAACCCATGAAATCGTTAAAACTATCCGTGTAACAACAGAGCCAGGTAAAGCGGCACTTCACATGGAATTCAATAACGACGGCAGTGAAGTTTGGGTTTCAGTATGGAACCGTAAAGATGCGAAAAACCCAACGGGCGAAATCGTAGTTTATGATGCGAAAACACTTAAAGAAAAAACACGTATCAAAGGCTTAACAACGCCAACAGGTAAGTTCAACGTATTTAACCGTATGAACCACAAAACCTAA
- a CDS encoding cytochrome C oxidase subunit IV family protein, producing the protein MMKAWQRFAVSWGWLILLTFVSVAVGQYFQSSSFNTLAFISIVMLIIAMKGQQIIDVFMELKHAPRFWRNIMLAYVIVIPIIITIIYV; encoded by the coding sequence ATGATGAAAGCTTGGCAGCGCTTTGCAGTAAGCTGGGGGTGGTTAATCTTATTAACCTTTGTCTCTGTTGCAGTAGGGCAGTACTTTCAATCGAGCTCGTTCAACACATTAGCGTTTATTAGTATTGTTATGCTGATTATTGCGATGAAAGGTCAGCAAATTATTGATGTATTTATGGAGTTAAAGCACGCCCCTCGATTTTGGCGCAATATCATGTTGGCTTACGTGATTGTTATCCCCATTATTATTACCATTATTTATGTTTAA
- a CDS encoding cytochrome c, which produces MRLPYDEFALLHIFNKGNTMSERFTKGMARNIYYGGSVFFFLIFLALTFHTTKEMPKRDHRENITESVARGKALWEDNNCVGCHSLIGEGAYFAPELANVYDRRGGEAGFKAFFNGWMKAQPLNIPGRRQMPNFHLSDQEIDDLAEFLKWTSELDTNNWPPNIEG; this is translated from the coding sequence TTGAGATTACCTTATGATGAGTTTGCTTTATTACATATTTTTAATAAGGGAAATACCATGTCAGAGCGCTTTACAAAAGGCATGGCTCGAAATATTTATTATGGTGGAAGTGTATTCTTCTTTTTAATATTTCTTGCTTTGACTTTCCACACAACAAAAGAGATGCCCAAACGGGATCATCGAGAAAATATCACTGAGTCTGTAGCGCGCGGTAAGGCGTTATGGGAAGACAATAACTGTGTCGGCTGTCATTCATTAATTGGTGAAGGTGCTTATTTCGCGCCGGAACTGGCTAATGTTTATGATCGTCGTGGTGGAGAGGCTGGCTTTAAGGCATTCTTCAACGGTTGGATGAAAGCTCAGCCTTTAAACATTCCTGGTCGTCGTCAAATGCCGAACTTCCATTTATCAGACCAAGAAATTGATGATCTGGCTGAATTCCTTAAGTGGACTTCAGAATTGGATACTAATAACTGGCCACCAAACATAGAAGGATAA
- a CDS encoding NapC/NirT family cytochrome c has protein sequence MVNNTVSKPSFWSRRLILGTTVAGAVIFFVVGIIFWGGFNTAMEATNTTEFCIGCHEMEDNVYQEYKPTIHYSNRTGVRAGCPDCHVPRPWIHKVVRKIQASKEVFSWLTGKLDTKEKFNEHRFTLAKSVWGAMKDTDSRECRNCHNFESMNPEFQKPRARKQHLNAFETGQTCIDCHKGIAHHGVRDKLTDEELEALEAPNPDYIREVPQLYLDGLARVEAKEAAEKAELKASKEAEKIKIQAQIEKAVADATSNMTAAPKGIAKAASNSAAANSSDINVDWSKSTATDIGVFYPGTASMEWILGRNHGGKRAFTKGDRCTECHSEEIADIGNNIASGESEKIEDPALIPGKRGSFNVTINAAHDAENLYLKFSWPETDHTPAPFVDGGKMDPANSMKLAFMLATDEVEYADRAGCWGTCHADVNGMPFVPENEVLMGSDLAKRLDFKNGLTKYITESRTDLELKGRGGKALGGWDKLKAEGDIQAAVDSNKFMDIVRYKAGEGIVEDGYILAERQMHGGQGGEVSASLENGTWTVMVKRKLKSDKAGDVSIEAGTVYNFGFAIHDDYTSGRYHHVSFGYKLALDNDEAEINAAKL, from the coding sequence ATGGTAAATAACACAGTAAGCAAACCCAGCTTTTGGTCTCGTCGACTAATTCTTGGTACTACGGTTGCCGGAGCGGTGATCTTCTTTGTGGTTGGTATTATCTTTTGGGGTGGCTTTAACACAGCAATGGAAGCAACCAACACCACTGAATTTTGTATCGGTTGTCATGAAATGGAAGACAACGTTTATCAAGAATATAAACCGACCATACATTATTCCAATAGAACCGGCGTTAGAGCGGGTTGTCCTGATTGTCATGTGCCAAGACCTTGGATCCACAAAGTGGTGCGAAAAATACAAGCATCAAAAGAAGTATTCTCTTGGTTAACCGGCAAATTAGATACTAAAGAAAAATTCAATGAACATCGCTTTACTCTCGCTAAAAGTGTTTGGGGTGCGATGAAAGATACTGATTCACGTGAATGTCGTAACTGTCATAACTTTGAATCGATGAACCCTGAGTTTCAAAAGCCTCGCGCGCGTAAGCAGCATTTAAATGCCTTTGAAACCGGACAAACCTGTATTGATTGTCATAAGGGTATTGCTCACCATGGTGTGAGAGATAAATTAACTGATGAAGAGCTTGAAGCACTTGAAGCGCCAAATCCAGATTACATTCGTGAAGTACCACAGCTTTATTTAGACGGTTTAGCACGTGTTGAAGCCAAAGAAGCGGCTGAAAAAGCAGAGTTAAAAGCGAGCAAAGAAGCTGAGAAAATAAAAATTCAAGCGCAAATTGAAAAAGCGGTTGCTGATGCAACAAGTAATATGACTGCGGCGCCAAAAGGCATAGCAAAAGCGGCTAGTAATAGTGCTGCTGCCAACAGCAGTGATATTAATGTTGATTGGAGTAAGTCTACCGCGACAGATATTGGCGTATTTTATCCAGGTACGGCATCAATGGAATGGATTTTAGGCCGTAACCATGGTGGTAAGCGTGCTTTTACTAAAGGGGATCGTTGTACTGAATGTCACTCGGAAGAAATTGCTGATATCGGTAATAATATCGCTTCAGGTGAAAGTGAAAAAATTGAAGACCCAGCGTTAATTCCAGGTAAACGCGGAAGTTTTAATGTCACCATTAATGCTGCCCATGATGCTGAAAACCTTTACTTGAAGTTTAGCTGGCCGGAAACTGACCATACACCAGCACCATTTGTTGATGGTGGTAAAATGGACCCAGCTAACTCAATGAAACTTGCCTTTATGTTAGCCACTGATGAAGTTGAATATGCTGACCGTGCTGGCTGTTGGGGCACATGTCATGCTGATGTAAATGGTATGCCATTTGTACCAGAAAACGAGGTGCTAATGGGCTCTGATTTAGCCAAACGCTTAGACTTTAAAAACGGTTTAACCAAATATATTACCGAGTCTCGTACTGATCTTGAACTTAAAGGCCGAGGTGGTAAAGCACTTGGCGGTTGGGATAAGTTAAAAGCTGAAGGCGATATACAAGCCGCGGTTGATTCAAACAAGTTTATGGATATTGTGCGTTATAAAGCCGGTGAAGGTATCGTTGAAGATGGTTATATTTTAGCTGAACGTCAAATGCACGGTGGTCAAGGCGGCGAAGTAAGTGCAAGTCTTGAAAATGGCACTTGGACTGTGATGGTTAAGCGTAAACTTAAGTCTGACAAAGCCGGTGATGTTAGCATTGAAGCAGGTACCGTATACAACTTCGGTTTTGCTATCCATGATGACTACACTAGCGGTCGTTATCACCATGTTTCATTTGGCTACAAGTTAGCACTTGATAATGATGAAGCTGAAATTAATGCAGCAAAACTATAA
- a CDS encoding STAS/SEC14 domain-containing protein, which translates to MSTTKHGISIGIERINNHVFLALKAVGKLTHADYELITPMLESALSQVTAPEVKVLIDGTELEGWELRAAWDDFKLGLKHNNEFRKIAIYGNKNWQEIAAKIGAWFISGEIKYFENVADAVSWLSE; encoded by the coding sequence ATGAGTACAACCAAACACGGCATTTCAATTGGCATTGAACGTATTAATAATCATGTTTTTCTTGCACTGAAAGCAGTAGGAAAGCTAACGCATGCTGATTATGAATTGATCACGCCGATGCTTGAATCAGCGTTATCACAAGTAACAGCTCCTGAAGTGAAGGTACTTATCGACGGCACAGAACTTGAAGGTTGGGAGCTTAGAGCGGCGTGGGATGACTTTAAGCTGGGTTTAAAACACAATAATGAATTTCGTAAAATTGCTATTTATGGCAATAAAAACTGGCAAGAAATTGCTGCTAAAATTGGTGCTTGGTTTATTTCAGGTGAAATTAAGTACTTTGAAAATGTTGCTGATGCAGTGAGTTGGTTATCAGAGTAA
- a CDS encoding plastocyanin/azurin family copper-binding protein: MRIFMVIILLLGCLGSVNAREVVVEIFKKQFIPAEITVMQGDTVIWQNVEKRQYHNVWFKQLVKAEPDYIFPGENYQRTFSELGEFTYECGPHPKMLGMVKVVTRK, encoded by the coding sequence ATGCGGATATTTATGGTGATCATTTTACTACTTGGCTGTTTAGGCTCTGTTAATGCCAGAGAAGTGGTAGTTGAAATATTTAAAAAGCAATTTATTCCTGCTGAAATTACGGTGATGCAAGGAGACACCGTAATTTGGCAGAATGTTGAAAAGCGTCAATACCATAATGTCTGGTTTAAGCAGTTGGTAAAAGCCGAGCCTGATTATATTTTCCCGGGTGAAAACTACCAGCGCACCTTCTCAGAACTAGGTGAGTTTACCTATGAGTGCGGCCCTCATCCGAAAATGCTCGGCATGGTTAAAGTGGTTACCCGCAAGTAA
- a CDS encoding YgjV family protein has translation MPDFLLSQLLVTVTLIIECCAMQLKNKNYILAALSVSCLFNGMHYLLLEQQTAGYIFLFSSLRFLISIKWKFQWLSVAALSVSLLITIATYNGALSIIGFIATVFVTVGSFSHNDKFLRAMMVTGGSLWLLHNLLLWTPVGILVEVIFVGSSAIGYYRYYIAKKTVKLSS, from the coding sequence ATGCCTGACTTTTTACTTTCTCAATTGCTTGTTACCGTCACACTTATTATTGAGTGTTGTGCCATGCAACTAAAAAACAAAAATTACATTCTAGCGGCCTTATCCGTTAGTTGCCTCTTTAATGGCATGCATTATTTATTGCTGGAACAGCAAACAGCAGGCTATATATTTTTATTTTCAAGTTTACGGTTTTTAATTTCAATTAAGTGGAAGTTTCAATGGCTATCAGTGGCAGCACTTAGCGTCAGCCTACTGATCACCATAGCCACCTACAACGGTGCTTTAAGTATTATTGGCTTTATCGCAACAGTATTCGTTACGGTTGGGTCATTTAGCCATAACGATAAATTTTTACGCGCGATGATGGTAACGGGCGGTTCATTGTGGCTACTGCATAACCTGCTTTTATGGACACCTGTCGGCATATTAGTTGAAGTGATTTTTGTTGGCAGTAGTGCCATTGGTTATTATCGATATTATATTGCGAAAAAAACGGTTAAACTTTCTTCGTAA
- a CDS encoding CbbQ/NirQ/NorQ/GpvN family protein: protein MATMNSNASVAIAADNTKRSQEPLYYQEQDNEVGLFEYAYNHHLPVLIKGPTGCGKTRFVAHMAEKLNKPLYTVACHDDLTAADLVGRHLVGPEGTYWQDGPLTKAVREGGICYLDEVVEARKDTTVVLHPLADDRRILPLERTGELIEAAPGFMLVVSYNPGYQNLFKGMKPSTRQRFVALRFGYPESQVEQDIIIKETGVEPSIAFKLVELAQALRRLEENDLDEVASTRLLIYAAKMMSSGMDPIEVCRCCLAEPLSDDLQTVNSIMEVAKIYFDA, encoded by the coding sequence ATGGCTACTATGAATTCAAATGCGTCGGTTGCTATTGCTGCTGACAATACAAAACGCTCACAAGAGCCGCTTTACTATCAAGAACAAGATAATGAGGTCGGGTTATTTGAATACGCTTACAATCACCATTTACCCGTATTGATAAAAGGGCCGACCGGTTGTGGTAAAACACGCTTTGTTGCTCATATGGCAGAAAAACTCAATAAGCCATTATATACCGTTGCTTGTCATGATGATTTAACTGCTGCTGATTTAGTTGGCCGACACCTTGTAGGACCTGAAGGCACTTATTGGCAAGATGGTCCATTAACGAAAGCTGTACGTGAAGGCGGTATTTGTTATTTAGATGAAGTGGTTGAGGCACGTAAAGATACTACAGTAGTGTTGCATCCGCTTGCTGATGATCGGCGCATTTTACCACTGGAAAGAACCGGTGAACTCATTGAGGCTGCACCAGGGTTTATGTTGGTGGTTTCTTATAACCCAGGTTATCAAAACCTTTTCAAAGGTATGAAACCGAGTACTCGCCAACGTTTTGTTGCTTTACGCTTTGGCTACCCTGAAAGCCAAGTTGAGCAAGATATTATTATCAAGGAAACCGGCGTTGAGCCTAGTATTGCCTTTAAATTAGTCGAGTTAGCACAAGCACTACGTCGCTTAGAAGAAAACGACTTGGATGAAGTTGCTTCGACAAGACTGCTAATATACGCCGCCAAAATGATGTCTTCAGGCATGGATCCGATAGAAGTCTGTCGTTGTTGTTTAGCGGAGCCGTTGTCGGATGATTTGCAAACGGTTAATTCAATTATGGAAGTGGCGAAAATTTATTTTGATGCCTAA
- a CDS encoding cbb3-type cytochrome c oxidase subunit I yields the protein MNTLKYQSQAVAKPYFVFAMILFVGQILFGLLMGLQYVIGDIVGGLIPFNVARMVHTNLLIVWLLFGFMGAAYYLVPEEAETELHSPKLAMALFWIFAAAGVATILGYLLVPYATLAHITGNDLWPTMGREFLEQPTITKLGIVVVALGFLYNLGMTILKGRKTAINMVMMTGLIGLAVFFLFAFYNPTNLALDKYFWWFVVHLWVEGVWELIMGAILAFVLIKVTGVDREVIEKWLYVIIAMALISGILGTGHHFYWLMVPEYWQWVGSIFSAIEPLPFFAMVLYAFNMVNRRRREHPNKAATLWALGTSVMAFLGAGVWGFLHTLAPVNYYTHGTQITAAHGHMAFYGAYAMIVMTIMSYAMPKLRGIGEANCNKAQVTEMWGFWLMTVAMVFITLFLTGAGVLQVWLQRLPESGEALSFMATQDKLAIFYWLREVAGVIFLIGLIAYLASFFVKEKKVA from the coding sequence GTGAATACTCTTAAATATCAATCACAAGCCGTTGCAAAACCTTATTTTGTTTTTGCTATGATCTTGTTTGTAGGCCAAATATTATTCGGCTTACTGATGGGTTTACAATATGTTATCGGCGATATTGTCGGTGGCTTGATCCCTTTCAACGTAGCACGTATGGTTCATACCAACTTGCTAATTGTTTGGTTACTCTTTGGCTTTATGGGTGCTGCTTATTATTTAGTGCCCGAAGAAGCTGAAACCGAGCTGCACAGCCCGAAATTAGCCATGGCGCTATTTTGGATTTTCGCTGCCGCCGGTGTCGCTACTATCTTAGGTTACTTACTTGTACCTTATGCAACGTTAGCACACATCACAGGTAACGATTTATGGCCAACCATGGGGCGTGAGTTCCTTGAACAACCAACGATCACTAAATTAGGTATTGTTGTTGTGGCTTTAGGCTTCTTGTATAACTTGGGTATGACTATTTTGAAAGGCCGTAAAACCGCTATCAATATGGTGATGATGACAGGTTTGATCGGTTTAGCGGTATTCTTCTTATTCGCATTTTATAACCCAACTAACTTAGCATTAGATAAATACTTCTGGTGGTTTGTTGTCCATTTATGGGTTGAAGGTGTTTGGGAATTAATCATGGGTGCAATTTTAGCCTTTGTATTAATCAAAGTTACCGGTGTTGACCGTGAAGTTATTGAAAAATGGTTATATGTCATTATCGCCATGGCGTTGATCTCAGGTATCTTAGGTACAGGTCATCACTTCTACTGGTTGATGGTGCCTGAATACTGGCAGTGGGTGGGTTCAATTTTCTCTGCAATCGAACCGTTACCTTTCTTTGCTATGGTATTATATGCCTTTAATATGGTTAACCGTCGTCGTCGTGAGCACCCTAACAAAGCGGCAACGTTATGGGCACTTGGTACTTCAGTAATGGCGTTCTTAGGAGCGGGTGTTTGGGGCTTCCTACACACACTTGCGCCAGTGAATTACTATACTCATGGTACACAAATTACTGCGGCTCATGGTCATATGGCATTCTACGGTGCTTATGCAATGATCGTTATGACCATAATGTCATATGCTATGCCTAAGTTACGTGGTATTGGTGAAGCTAACTGTAATAAAGCACAAGTTACTGAAATGTGGGGCTTTTGGCTGATGACAGTGGCGATGGTATTTATTACTTTATTCTTAACCGGTGCTGGTGTACTACAAGTGTGGTTACAGCGCTTACCAGAAAGTGGTGAAGCTTTAAGCTTTATGGCAACACAAGACAAATTGGCTATCTTCTACTGGTTACGTGAAGTTGCTGGTGTAATATTCCTTATTGGTCTTATTGCTTACTTAGCTAGCTTTTTCGTTAAAGAAAAGAAAGTAGCATAA